A region of Chlamydiales bacterium STE3 DNA encodes the following proteins:
- a CDS encoding Uncharacterized protein (Product derived from UniProtKB/Trembl:F8KW57): protein MFSFFTKKVALFFFCFNLGLFLDLLSEIEKATVTWTPILCSGSCVKTLERHFSKIKDIANISINQQVGMAELSWKPNASFNFTSIATAMGLVGLSIRDIRVKVRGTIRVSGKNYRVISLGDNTPFVLLNSVTPYRGTYVVEFNPANRELRPEMRQRLHEAQKKNQVAIIEGPLFMPERAPPFMIVVDQIKFIDKIPSKNQLKRR from the coding sequence ATGTTTTCTTTTTTTACAAAAAAAGTTGCCCTCTTTTTTTTCTGTTTTAATCTAGGTCTTTTTTTGGACCTGCTTTCTGAAATTGAAAAAGCCACCGTTACTTGGACCCCAATACTTTGCAGTGGGTCCTGCGTTAAAACTTTAGAGCGTCATTTTTCAAAAATAAAGGATATCGCAAACATTAGCATTAACCAACAGGTCGGGATGGCTGAGTTAAGTTGGAAGCCAAATGCTTCCTTTAACTTTACCTCCATTGCTACTGCAATGGGGCTTGTTGGTCTTAGTATAAGAGACATACGAGTAAAGGTTAGAGGCACTATTCGAGTAAGCGGCAAAAATTATCGAGTGATTTCATTGGGCGACAACACTCCCTTTGTTTTATTAAATTCAGTAACGCCTTATCGAGGAACGTATGTTGTGGAATTTAATCCTGCCAATAGAGAACTTCGGCCCGAAATGCGTCAAAGGCTTCATGAGGCGCAAAAGAAAAACCAGGTGGCCATCATTGAAGGACCATTATTTATGCCAGAAAGAGCACCTCCTTTTATGATTGTGGTGGATCAAATAAAGTTTATCGATAAAATTCCCTCGAAAAATCAGCTGAAAAGACGTTAA
- a CDS encoding UvrABC system protein A (Product derived from UniProtKB/Swiss-Prot:Q9Z985;Gene name derived from UniProtKB/Swiss-Prot:Q9Z985), with protein MNQQILLKKVKVHNLKSVDLALNPNQLIVFTGVSGSGKSSLAFDTLFAEGQRRYVESLSTFARRQINELAKPDIESASGISPTISIEQKTAGRNPRSTVGTLTEIYDYIRVLFARIGKPFCPVSGEPVSPQSRERIIKLAQILPEGTKLIILAPYSKGKKGEFKEDFQELVKKGFMRARVDGKIVHLDEEISLDGNLTHDVDVLIDRIVVKPENYSRIAESVTTALDFGKGLLSLLDADTDEEKLFSMHAYSPKSGLSYPSLEPHDFSFNSPSGMCSECHGLGYIQEFDLEKIIDPEKSIAEDCCLVGSSYQTVRYGNIYRNLATLYDFSVHTPWKALSQQARKVFLKGNDKKWTRMQFVHPLTGASWIDHIQWKGVLHEAKARLAEAKSEGYRNKMLKIMSEQCCPICQGSKLKPYPSAAKFAGKKIHEITQLTVRECLKLFQTVELPELEFKIAEELLKEIKERLNFLLEVGLHYLTLERRSPTLSGGEAQRVRLASQIGSGLVGITYILDEPSIGLHPRDNKKLLSTLKHLRDIGNTVIVVEHDEETIWESDYVVDFGPGAGKEGGEIVYQGPIEGLLKSQRSLTGAYLSGKKEISIPKKRKKKTRESLKIVKASHHNLKNIDVTLPLGLFVAITGVSGSGKSSLISDTLYPALSNHLHQSDLPVGKHHSIKGKEKIDKIIAIDQTPIGRNPRSNPATYIKLLDEIRALLSQLPESQAKGFTAGRFSFNVKEGSCSECHGMGQIKIDMDFLEDAWVDCPLCANQRFDPETLSIFYKGKNIYDILEMDVDQAHAFFKNIPSINRKLSTLQEVGLGYLKIGQPSTTLSGGEAQRIKLAKELVRPSTGQTLYILDEPSTGLHFHDIHHLLNVLHKLVELGNSVVVIEHNMDIVKTADWIIDLGPEGGYEGGQLVGEGPPETISKMDTPTGKAVSDALNQHAQDKIRLLEDKEKASPNTIPKPIQNVSVKGAEQNNLKHLDISFPREKITICTGPSGSGKTSFAFDTVYAEGQRRYIESLSPYARQFVKQMSKPKAGLIEGLSPAIAIEQKSHAGNPRSTVGTMTEIYDYLRLMYARLGVPHDPETGEVIQSISKSYVAQKLLELPENEKIQILAPIEIKKNEKFADVINRLRRQGFLRIRLNGEYHDLEEPLTEEIFDRKRKNEFFLVIDRLKITPSIEQRLLEAIQAASDLGNNQLTVARENGKDLFFNLAFAVASTGRSFTEITPHTFAFNKPEGMCPECLGLGYTYGANLMSKPELLHLSAISLLRFLWAGTYDWQPFIISFLDDLGIDPHIPLNDLTSKQLHHFLNGSLTEIETKSGLRLRWQGINTSLVKAGRNARNEVKERILPLLDEDTCSACEGDRLNPLARNVTLIGFTIGQLCHMPVLQTLEVIKNIAIDKANRLLEDVQNQLVSRLQFLNEVGLEYIALDRKAPSLSGGEAQRIRLARQLGSGLTGVLYVLDEPTIGLHPHDNEKLNRALQKLKQLKNTLLMVEHDPLSIACADHIIDFGPGSGSHGGHVTAQGTYEEILKDPHSLTGKYLSHQIEVPRPNQRRQSKEFLKIRHAKSNNLKDLSLDIPIGALTCFTGVSGSGKSTLLHDVVFQAVQKGLLQSDKVTLKGIAQVSGIHHFEKLLFIDQNPIGHTIRSDIATYTEILTPIRELFASIPEAAARGLQPKNFSYNHRRGMCTNCWGLGFKKVSMHFLPPVKVVCDECQGLRLNKLSLTIHYKEKNLGQLLNYTIDELKIFFANHFRIIRILDTLISVGLGYLRLGQEMVSLSGGEAQRIKLSRELSKRSRGKTLYLLDEPTTGLHSDDIVKLLKVLHQLIDKGNTMVMIEHNLDMIKNADYIFDIGPGSGEMGGSIIAQGSPEQLIKNENSFTAHYLTTVI; from the coding sequence GTGAATCAACAAATCCTTTTAAAAAAAGTCAAGGTCCATAATTTAAAGTCTGTGGATCTTGCATTGAACCCAAACCAATTAATTGTCTTTACTGGTGTGTCGGGCTCAGGAAAGTCCTCCTTGGCTTTTGATACTCTTTTTGCTGAAGGACAAAGGCGCTATGTTGAGTCTTTATCCACTTTTGCAAGGAGACAAATTAATGAGCTGGCCAAACCGGATATAGAAAGTGCTTCGGGAATTTCGCCCACTATCTCTATCGAACAAAAAACAGCAGGGCGAAATCCTCGCTCAACCGTGGGAACTTTGACGGAGATTTACGACTACATTAGAGTTCTTTTTGCAAGAATAGGCAAACCTTTTTGTCCTGTTAGTGGAGAACCTGTATCTCCTCAAAGCCGCGAAAGGATTATCAAGCTTGCTCAAATCCTCCCCGAAGGCACGAAACTGATTATCCTCGCACCCTACTCAAAAGGGAAGAAGGGGGAATTTAAAGAAGACTTTCAAGAATTAGTAAAAAAAGGCTTCATGCGTGCTCGAGTAGATGGGAAAATAGTGCATTTGGATGAAGAGATCTCGCTAGATGGCAATTTAACACACGATGTCGATGTCCTTATTGACCGAATTGTTGTCAAACCCGAAAATTACTCAAGAATTGCCGAATCTGTCACCACGGCATTGGATTTTGGAAAAGGATTGCTTTCACTATTAGATGCAGATACAGACGAAGAAAAATTATTTTCCATGCATGCCTATTCACCCAAATCAGGCCTTTCTTATCCTTCTCTTGAACCTCACGATTTTTCCTTTAATAGCCCTTCCGGAATGTGTTCCGAATGCCATGGGCTTGGTTATATCCAAGAATTTGACTTAGAAAAAATTATTGATCCTGAAAAAAGCATTGCGGAAGATTGCTGTCTTGTAGGAAGTTCCTACCAAACCGTAAGGTACGGCAATATTTACCGTAATCTTGCCACTCTTTATGATTTTAGTGTGCATACACCTTGGAAAGCCCTTTCCCAACAAGCTAGGAAAGTTTTTCTTAAAGGCAATGACAAAAAATGGACTAGGATGCAGTTCGTTCATCCACTTACAGGAGCGTCCTGGATAGATCATATCCAATGGAAAGGAGTGCTCCACGAGGCAAAGGCGCGCCTGGCAGAAGCTAAAAGCGAAGGTTATCGCAATAAGATGCTAAAAATCATGAGCGAGCAATGCTGCCCAATTTGCCAAGGCTCCAAACTTAAACCCTACCCCTCTGCTGCCAAGTTTGCAGGGAAAAAAATCCATGAAATTACACAACTTACAGTCAGGGAATGCTTAAAGCTATTTCAGACAGTTGAACTTCCAGAACTTGAATTTAAAATTGCGGAAGAGTTGCTAAAAGAAATTAAGGAAAGGCTTAATTTTTTGTTAGAGGTAGGTCTTCACTACCTTACACTCGAAAGACGATCACCAACGCTGTCTGGAGGAGAAGCCCAGCGAGTTCGTTTAGCATCCCAGATCGGCTCCGGCCTTGTCGGCATCACCTATATTCTCGATGAACCTTCCATTGGATTGCATCCCAGAGACAACAAAAAATTACTTAGCACTCTCAAACACCTTCGTGATATTGGTAACACAGTTATTGTTGTTGAACATGACGAAGAAACAATCTGGGAAAGTGACTACGTTGTTGATTTTGGGCCTGGAGCAGGCAAGGAAGGGGGTGAAATTGTCTACCAAGGACCCATTGAGGGTCTCTTAAAGTCTCAAAGGTCATTAACAGGCGCTTACTTATCCGGAAAAAAGGAAATTTCCATTCCTAAAAAACGCAAAAAAAAGACAAGAGAATCTTTAAAAATTGTTAAAGCAAGCCATCATAATTTAAAAAATATCGATGTTACGCTCCCCTTAGGACTCTTTGTCGCAATCACTGGCGTATCTGGTTCAGGAAAGTCCTCACTCATTTCAGATACCCTCTACCCAGCTCTGTCGAACCATTTACATCAATCTGATCTTCCAGTTGGAAAACATCACTCTATTAAAGGTAAAGAAAAAATCGATAAGATTATCGCTATTGATCAAACACCCATCGGGCGCAATCCTCGATCAAATCCAGCAACATATATTAAGTTGTTAGATGAGATTCGCGCATTGCTTAGTCAACTTCCCGAAAGTCAAGCAAAAGGTTTTACAGCAGGCCGGTTTAGCTTCAATGTAAAAGAAGGATCTTGTTCTGAATGCCATGGGATGGGTCAAATTAAGATCGATATGGATTTTCTAGAAGATGCCTGGGTTGATTGCCCTCTTTGCGCTAATCAGCGTTTCGATCCTGAAACGCTATCTATCTTTTATAAAGGAAAAAACATTTATGACATCTTAGAAATGGATGTTGACCAGGCGCATGCTTTTTTTAAAAATATTCCTTCTATTAATAGAAAGCTAAGTACTCTTCAGGAAGTAGGCTTAGGCTATTTAAAAATTGGCCAGCCATCAACAACTCTTTCAGGTGGAGAAGCACAGCGTATTAAATTAGCAAAAGAGCTCGTTAGGCCCTCTACAGGCCAAACACTTTACATTTTAGATGAGCCTTCTACTGGATTGCATTTCCATGATATTCATCATTTATTGAATGTGTTACATAAATTAGTGGAGCTTGGAAACAGTGTTGTGGTGATTGAACACAACATGGATATAGTAAAAACTGCTGACTGGATTATAGATTTAGGCCCGGAAGGAGGCTATGAGGGTGGACAACTTGTCGGAGAAGGCCCTCCAGAAACAATCTCCAAAATGGATACGCCAACAGGAAAAGCGGTCAGCGATGCGTTAAACCAGCATGCTCAAGATAAGATTCGACTCCTTGAAGATAAAGAAAAAGCCTCCCCTAACACTATCCCCAAGCCTATTCAAAACGTTTCAGTTAAGGGTGCCGAACAAAACAATTTAAAGCATCTTGACATTTCCTTTCCAAGAGAGAAGATTACCATTTGCACAGGGCCATCTGGATCGGGAAAAACATCATTTGCATTTGATACTGTTTATGCAGAAGGGCAAAGACGCTATATTGAATCACTCTCACCTTATGCTCGCCAATTTGTAAAACAAATGTCTAAACCTAAAGCAGGTCTCATTGAGGGTTTATCACCTGCTATTGCTATTGAGCAAAAATCCCATGCCGGCAACCCTCGTTCCACGGTAGGCACAATGACAGAAATATATGACTACCTAAGGCTTATGTATGCCAGACTTGGGGTTCCACATGATCCAGAAACTGGCGAAGTCATTCAATCGATCAGTAAATCGTATGTAGCCCAAAAACTCCTTGAATTACCAGAAAATGAAAAAATTCAAATTCTTGCACCTATTGAGATTAAGAAAAATGAGAAATTTGCAGATGTGATTAACCGTCTAAGAAGACAGGGATTTTTACGTATACGTTTAAATGGTGAATATCATGATCTTGAGGAACCGCTAACGGAAGAAATTTTCGATCGTAAACGTAAAAATGAGTTCTTTTTAGTCATTGATCGGTTAAAAATTACCCCCTCCATTGAACAGAGACTATTAGAAGCGATTCAGGCAGCCTCTGATTTGGGAAATAACCAATTGACCGTTGCTCGGGAAAATGGTAAAGATCTATTCTTTAATCTTGCTTTTGCTGTAGCTAGCACAGGTCGCTCCTTTACAGAAATTACCCCACATACTTTTGCTTTTAATAAACCAGAAGGCATGTGCCCAGAATGTTTGGGATTAGGTTATACTTATGGAGCTAACCTAATGAGTAAACCAGAACTTCTTCATTTATCTGCGATAAGCTTATTGCGCTTTTTGTGGGCAGGAACATATGACTGGCAGCCATTTATAATTTCGTTTTTAGACGACCTTGGGATTGATCCGCATATTCCTTTAAATGACCTAACCTCCAAACAGCTCCATCATTTTTTAAACGGATCTCTGACAGAAATTGAGACAAAAAGTGGGCTTCGCTTGCGTTGGCAAGGGATTAATACTTCTCTTGTGAAAGCAGGCCGAAATGCGCGCAACGAAGTAAAGGAACGCATCTTACCCCTTCTTGATGAAGATACCTGCTCAGCATGTGAAGGCGACCGTCTTAATCCCCTAGCGAGAAACGTGACTTTGATTGGCTTTACAATTGGCCAACTTTGCCACATGCCTGTTTTGCAAACCCTCGAAGTCATTAAAAATATTGCCATTGACAAAGCAAATAGGCTTCTAGAAGATGTCCAAAACCAGCTTGTCAGCAGGTTGCAATTCCTTAATGAGGTCGGTTTAGAGTACATTGCGCTTGACCGCAAAGCCCCCTCTCTTAGCGGTGGCGAAGCACAACGCATTCGCTTAGCACGGCAGCTTGGAAGTGGCTTAACAGGGGTCCTCTATGTTCTTGATGAGCCAACGATAGGTTTACATCCACATGACAATGAAAAACTTAATCGAGCCTTGCAAAAATTAAAGCAATTAAAAAATACCCTTCTTATGGTGGAGCACGATCCTCTATCAATTGCCTGTGCAGACCACATTATCGATTTTGGACCTGGATCAGGATCGCATGGTGGCCACGTGACAGCTCAGGGAACCTATGAAGAGATTTTAAAGGATCCTCATTCCTTAACGGGTAAGTATCTTTCCCATCAAATTGAAGTTCCCAGACCGAATCAGAGGAGGCAGTCTAAAGAATTCCTCAAAATTCGACACGCTAAGTCAAACAATCTTAAAGACTTATCTTTAGATATACCGATTGGAGCTTTAACTTGTTTTACCGGTGTTTCAGGGTCGGGCAAATCTACGTTACTTCATGATGTAGTTTTTCAGGCAGTACAAAAAGGACTTCTACAAAGCGACAAGGTCACCTTAAAGGGCATTGCTCAAGTGTCTGGAATTCACCATTTTGAAAAACTTCTTTTTATTGATCAAAACCCTATAGGCCACACTATCCGATCAGACATTGCAACTTATACAGAAATCCTTACTCCTATTCGTGAATTATTTGCATCTATACCAGAAGCAGCAGCAAGAGGATTGCAGCCTAAAAACTTTAGTTATAACCACAGAAGAGGAATGTGTACTAATTGTTGGGGACTGGGTTTCAAGAAAGTCTCGATGCATTTTCTCCCTCCAGTAAAGGTAGTCTGTGACGAGTGCCAGGGACTTCGACTCAATAAGTTGAGTCTTACTATACATTATAAAGAAAAAAATCTTGGACAACTACTAAACTATACGATCGATGAATTAAAGATTTTTTTCGCAAATCATTTTCGAATTATTCGTATTTTAGATACTTTAATTTCTGTCGGCCTTGGTTATCTTAGACTCGGGCAAGAAATGGTTTCTCTCTCCGGTGGTGAAGCCCAACGCATCAAACTAAGTCGTGAGCTCTCTAAGCGATCACGAGGAAAAACACTTTATTTGCTTGATGAACCAACAACAGGCCTTCATAGCGATGATATTGTAAAGCTGCTTAAAGTTTTGCATCAACTTATTGACAAAGGCAATACAATGGTCATGATTGAGCACAACTTAGATATGATTAAAAATGCAGACTATATTTTCGATATTGGTCCTGGTTCTGGAGAAATGGGAGGGTCAATTATCGCTCAAGGATCGCCGGAACAGCTCATAAAAAATGAGAATTCTTTCACTGCCCACTACTTAACAACTGTTATTTAA